AACGAAAGCCTCGTTGCCCGCAAGCAGATCGCCGTCAACAAGTCGCAATGGCTGCCGAAACTGGAACTCGGCTACCGCCGGAACACCGAAACGGGAACGCCTTTCAACGGAGTAGTAGTGGGATTCTCCTTCCCGCTTTTCGAGAACCGCAACAAGGTGAAAATAGCCAAAGCGCAAGCGCTGAACATCGACTTGCAGAAAGACAACGCCACCCTGCAAGTGGAATCCGAACTGGCACAGCTCTACCGGGAGGCCAAAACGCTGCACACCTCTATGGAGGAATACAGGAAAACTTTTCAGGCGCAACAAGACCTCGCACTGCTGAAACAGGCTCTGACAGGCGGACAGATCAGCATGATCGAGTATTTTGTCGAGGTATCCGTCATTTATCAAAGTCATCAGAATTACCTCCAACTGGAGAATCAATATCAGAAGGCAATGGCACGAATTTATAAGAGCAAGCTATAAATTCCCGCTTTATTTCGCCCGATTATTGAATAAATAAAAAGAATGCATTACATTTGGGGACTGTAAAAAACACTAAACTATTATGAAAACTAAAACCCTCTCTTACACCCCCATCTTGTTTTGCATTCTTATTTTATGGAGTGCCTGTAAAGACGATGCCGATGCCCCCCTGCGGTTTTACGACAGCAAATACGAAGTGCCCATGGGAGGAAGACGCTACCTCGGAATCGAAAGCGGAAACGGAGACTACTCTTTGGAAATCGGAAATCCCCGCATCGCAAGTGCCGGAATCGAAAGCGGCTGGAGCGGAGTTCCCGCCGGACGAATGATTTACATATCCGGCATTCTCACCGGAAGCACGTATCTGAAAGTGACAGACAACGCCACACAGGAAACGCTCACTCTGCCCATTAAAGTGGTGGACTACTACGAAGATCTCAATCTGATACACGGCTCGTCCTCCCTGCGTCCCAATGGGGACGAGAACCTACTGCCGGGTGTTGACGACATTTTCCTTGTCAGCAACGCTGCCCGTGACGCTTATTTCTTCAAACAAGGACAACGAACCGCTTTTTCATCGGGACTCGAACTGATCACCAAAGGAACTTATGCACTGAAGCAAGAGGACGAGAACAAAGCCACACTGACCCTTACTTTCTCATTGGATGCCTCACCGGCTACGGAACACCATTTCACCGTATGGGGAAACACGTACCTGCTTCACCGGCTGGACAAGAACTTACATCTGAACTGGGGCACGCCGCCCATTGGAGAAACACGGACATCACCTGCCCCGCCTCCGGCCTACACACTGGAAGAAATAACGGAAGGAGCAGAACCGGGAACAGGCAGACAGGTCGGTTTCATTCTGAATTATAAGGAAATACCCACTGGAATACTTCCCTAAATTATGGATGATAAATTAGCCGAGCTATCAAGATAAGCATTCTATCCGTTGTCCGTTTCTTTCGGAAATAATCTTTACAGCGTACGTATCTCCTCCGGCAAATACCCGCTGCGGATACGCCACTCCTGCGGATAAAGATTATTGGCACGATTCCCTATATTCTTCACAAATCCGAGAGGAATATTCCGGTAAGTAAGCAAGATATAACCACGAGGGGCTGTTTCCGACAAGGTAATAGCCTCTTTTCGTAAATAAGCGATAGCCTGTTCATAACTCACCTCTTCCGTATCAAAAGCATCCTGCCGCAAGAGCGTAGCGCTCATTGCCAACGCATGAGCGGGAATCAAATCTCTCCCTTTCACTTCACCAGTCAGAACGCCTGCCTGTATCACTTTCAGATGCTGTTTCATGGCAGCCAGTTCATCGGTATATCGTTGCGGAAATGCGACGATGCCCGCGCCTTCCGCAGACAGGGTGTATTTTTCGACATTTTCCTGCTTCAGCCAGTTCAGTGCCATCCCCATGTGTTCTTTGGAAACGGGAGAAGCAGCCGCTCCACCTTTCTTATCTTTTTTCTTGGACGACTTTGCTTTTGAGAATGAATAGGCTGCCGGTTCATCTTCCGAATCCGGTTTGCGAAGTGCCGCCAGAAAGAATCCTTCGCCTTTTGTCTTATGAGGAAGAAAATGACAAACAGACAAACTTCCCTGAGACTCATCCTCTCCATCGAGTAAATTCCCTGTTATATTCCACTCGTTCCGCACCTCCAGAGGCAAGAGCTCCGCACCGAATTCCTGCTGAATCCAGCAGACGTTCTCTTCATCTTCTTTGCTATTATAGGTACACGTACTATATATTAATATGCCGCCCGGTTTCAGACAGGGCCAAATATCCGCAATAATCCGCCGCTGACGCTGCCAGCAGATCTCTACATTCTCCGGGCTCCATTCCTCCACAGCCACAGGGTCTTTACGAAACATTCCCTCGCCCGAACAAGGCACATCGGTCAGAATGACATCGAAGAAAGATGGAAGTGCCGAGAAATCAGCCGGATCATTGTTGGTAACCACCACATCCGGATGCCCCCACTTCGTCAGATTCTCCGCCAGCACCTGTGAACGGTTCCGGATCACTTCATTCGCCACCAGCAGACTCCCTTCCGAAAGCACGCTACGCGCATGGGTTGATTTTCCTCCAGGCGCCGCACAAAGATCGAGCATCACCACTGGAGACTCGACATACTGCCGCAGCACCTGCTCCACAAACATGGACGAAGCCTCCTGAACATAGTAGCAACCGGCATGAAACAACGGGTCGAACGTAAAAGTCAGACGCTCGTCAAGATAGTAGCCATCGGATGCCCAGGGAACTTTGTTGAAGGAAAAATGAGCAGAACTGTCTGTCAGCGAACTTAATCCTTCCTCCTTCATTCTCAATTTATTGATCCGAATGCTGACGGGAGGCTCCTGCTGCAAGGCGGCAGCCAGTTTTTCATATTCTTCATTGCCCAGTAAGGCACGGGTATAGTCGATAAAAGAAGTGGGTAAATTCATTTTTCATTTATTAATTCCTGCAAATATCAAAAATATTTCGTCTCTTTGCAACTTTCTGACATACGAACTACGTCTAACAGACAAAGAAACAAATAAAAGAATTAATATATGAAACGGATTTTAATTGCTTTACTGGTCATGATGACCATTTTCTCTCTGGCAAACGCCCAGAAACAAACGACTATTGTGAACGACTCTACCGGAAACGTAAAAGTGACCGTAACGAAAGGGAAAGGCAAGGATGCCAAGGTTAATGTCGGCAACACGGCCGTCACTGTGATCGGCATCGATGACGAAGACGCCGACACGACAAGTGTAGATACGGGCAAAGTGAGTAGCTCCTCGCGCGGCTCTCACGGAAAAGCGAGCTTCACCATCAGCTCTGACGACGATGACTTCCCGTTCAATAATTTCGGAGATGCAGTCGGAGGAGGTATTCTGGTAGCCATCATCAGCATCATTGCCATATTCGGAATGCCGGTATTCATCATATTTGTAGTCTTCTTCTTCCGCTACAAGAACCGGAAAGCACGCTACCGTCTTGCTGAACAGGCTCTCGCAGCCGGTCAGCCTCTTCCGGAAGAATTCATACGGGAGAACAAATCGACAGACCAACGTACACAAGGAATCAAAAATACCTTTACAGGCATCGGGCTCTTCATATTCCTCTGGGCCATCACCGGTGAATTCGGAATTGGCGCTATCGGACTGCTCGTCATGTTTATGGGACTGGGACAATGGCTGATCGGCTACAAGCAACACGCCAACGAGAATACCAAGAACAGAGAAACCGCCATCAGAAGCAACGACATCATCATCTCGGAGAAGAACGACGAA
This sequence is a window from Bacteroides thetaiotaomicron VPI-5482. Protein-coding genes within it:
- a CDS encoding methyltransferase RsmF C-terminal domain-like protein, translated to MNLPTSFIDYTRALLGNEEYEKLAAALQQEPPVSIRINKLRMKEEGLSSLTDSSAHFSFNKVPWASDGYYLDERLTFTFDPLFHAGCYYVQEASSMFVEQVLRQYVESPVVMLDLCAAPGGKSTHARSVLSEGSLLVANEVIRNRSQVLAENLTKWGHPDVVVTNNDPADFSALPSFFDVILTDVPCSGEGMFRKDPVAVEEWSPENVEICWQRQRRIIADIWPCLKPGGILIYSTCTYNSKEDEENVCWIQQEFGAELLPLEVRNEWNITGNLLDGEDESQGSLSVCHFLPHKTKGEGFFLAALRKPDSEDEPAAYSFSKAKSSKKKDKKGGAAASPVSKEHMGMALNWLKQENVEKYTLSAEGAGIVAFPQRYTDELAAMKQHLKVIQAGVLTGEVKGRDLIPAHALAMSATLLRQDAFDTEEVSYEQAIAYLRKEAITLSETAPRGYILLTYRNIPLGFVKNIGNRANNLYPQEWRIRSGYLPEEIRTL
- a CDS encoding DUF6249 domain-containing protein codes for the protein MKRILIALLVMMTIFSLANAQKQTTIVNDSTGNVKVTVTKGKGKDAKVNVGNTAVTVIGIDDEDADTTSVDTGKVSSSSRGSHGKASFTISSDDDDFPFNNFGDAVGGGILVAIISIIAIFGMPVFIIFVVFFFRYKNRKARYRLAEQALAAGQPLPEEFIRENKSTDQRTQGIKNTFTGIGLFIFLWAITGEFGIGAIGLLVMFMGLGQWLIGYKQHANENTKNRETAIRSNDIIISEKNDEEKNEENR